One part of the Streptomyces lydicus genome encodes these proteins:
- a CDS encoding DUF3180 domain-containing protein, with protein sequence MKQLHIKVLVGLFLAAGVLAWGVARLWDSLGTLPSVPVAAPIVLALIAAVLAATALALRARLRAQRERRPGAKGVDPLVAARAVVFGQASALVASLVAGLYGGVGIFLLTSGLDVEPRRDQAIYAGLSVLAGAAVVAAAIFLERVCKLPDDDGNGGVDAAV encoded by the coding sequence GTGAAGCAGCTACACATCAAGGTGCTGGTCGGGCTGTTCCTGGCGGCCGGCGTGCTGGCCTGGGGAGTCGCCAGGCTGTGGGACTCCCTCGGGACCCTGCCCAGCGTGCCGGTGGCCGCGCCGATCGTGCTGGCGCTGATCGCCGCCGTGCTCGCCGCGACCGCGCTCGCGCTTCGCGCACGGCTGCGCGCCCAGCGGGAGCGACGGCCCGGAGCGAAGGGCGTCGACCCGCTGGTGGCCGCCCGCGCGGTGGTCTTCGGCCAGGCCAGCGCGCTGGTCGCGTCGCTGGTCGCCGGGCTCTACGGCGGCGTCGGCATCTTCCTGCTGACCTCCGGCCTCGATGTGGAACCGCGCCGTGACCAGGCGATCTACGCCGGTCTGTCGGTGCTCGCCGGCGCCGCGGTGGTCGCCGCGGCGATCTTCCTGGAGCGGGTCTGCAAACTGCCGGACGACGACGGCAACGGCGGGGTCGACGCGGCGGTGTGA